From Bicyclus anynana chromosome 7, ilBicAnyn1.1, whole genome shotgun sequence, the proteins below share one genomic window:
- the LOC128198234 gene encoding uncharacterized protein LOC128198234, whose product MFYTCILLRNVPNAKPCDAVNRYGKYDFLKSISREGVTCVLEHGHATLFGYINGEIEIYLNKNLIDSEVPELKFNLQTYIDDISDEIPNLKIRALDIYYDNTRHHLFVTTCYHVFELLLCF is encoded by the exons taCCAAATGCCAAGCCTTGTGATGCAGTAAACCGATACGGAAAATACGACTTTTTGAAAAGCATATCTCGGGAGGGAGTCACATGTGTTTTAGAACACGGTCATGCTACACTATTTGGATATATAAATGGAGAA atagaaatatatcttaataaaaatttaatagattcaGAAGTACCCGAGTTAAAGTTCAATTTGCAAACTTATATAGATGACATAAGCGACGAGATCCCTAACCTGAAAATCAGAGCACTCGACATTTACTACGATAACACAAGACATCATTTGTTTGTGACGACATGTTATCACGTCTTTGAATTGTTACTATGTTTTTAA